Proteins encoded together in one Buchnera aphidicola (Cinara piceae) window:
- the htpG gene encoding molecular chaperone HtpG: MKDKQKKTHVFQSEVKELLHLMIHSLYSNKEIFLRELISNASDAIEKIRFEKLYNAEKYSQNEYIPKIQISIKKTEKQIIISDNGIGMTYDEVIKNLGTIAKSGTKSFLKKIDNIEKKEKNEFIGQFGVGFYSSFIVSETVSVYTKHASNQEKNGTLWISNGKGEYSVETTPMKEYGTKIVLSLKNSEQEFLEIWKLKQIIKKYSDHLAIPIEIENYDIKTKTFSWEKINEAQSLWTQNKNNITKEAYQKFYTYISHDSTKPLIWSHNKVEGNQEYINLLYIPKKAAWDMWHKENKHGLKLYVKHVFIMDESTQFLPNYLRFVKGIIDSQDLPLNISREILQDSSITQVLRKSLTKRVLKMLDTLSITNEKKYQEFWNIFGLVMKEGLAEDSENQKTISKLLRFSSIQTQTKEQTLSLNKYVKNMIEGQKKIYFITSDSYKSALSSPHLEIFKEKNIDVLLLSDKIDEWMMNYLIEFNNIQFQSVSKADTSLDDLVSNQKINTNENKFDDFIKRIKIILDNKVKDVRITYRLKNTPAMVLTDSNDMSTQMAKIFSAAGQPVPKIKYILEINPIHPLIKKIKKIENNKKFADWVEVLFEQSILAEKGSLDNPHAFINRINNLFLL; the protein is encoded by the coding sequence ATGAAAGATAAGCAAAAAAAAACTCATGTTTTTCAATCAGAAGTAAAAGAATTACTGCATCTAATGATTCATTCGTTATATTCAAATAAAGAAATATTTTTAAGAGAATTAATATCTAATGCATCTGATGCAATAGAAAAAATTAGATTCGAAAAATTATATAACGCAGAAAAATATTCACAGAATGAATATATACCTAAAATACAAATTTCAATTAAAAAAACAGAAAAACAAATTATAATTTCAGATAATGGTATTGGAATGACTTATGATGAAGTTATAAAAAATCTAGGTACAATTGCTAAATCTGGAACAAAGTCATTTTTAAAAAAAATTGATAATATAGAAAAAAAAGAAAAAAATGAATTTATTGGTCAATTTGGAGTAGGATTTTATTCGTCTTTTATAGTTTCCGAAACTGTTTCAGTTTACACAAAACACGCATCAAATCAAGAAAAAAATGGAACATTATGGATTTCAAATGGAAAAGGGGAATATTCAGTAGAAACTACACCAATGAAAGAATATGGGACAAAAATTGTTTTATCATTAAAAAATTCAGAACAAGAATTTTTAGAAATATGGAAACTGAAGCAAATCATAAAAAAATATTCTGATCATCTTGCTATACCTATTGAAATAGAAAATTACGATATAAAAACTAAAACTTTTTCTTGGGAAAAAATTAATGAAGCTCAATCTCTATGGACTCAAAACAAAAACAATATAACAAAAGAAGCTTATCAAAAATTTTATACATATATTTCACATGATTCTACAAAACCACTAATATGGAGTCATAATAAAGTTGAAGGAAATCAAGAATATATTAATTTATTATATATTCCTAAAAAAGCAGCATGGGATATGTGGCACAAAGAAAATAAACATGGTTTAAAATTATATGTAAAACATGTATTTATTATGGATGAATCTACACAATTTCTCCCAAATTATTTACGTTTTGTAAAAGGTATAATCGATTCTCAAGATCTGCCTCTTAATATTTCTAGAGAAATTCTACAAGATAGCTCTATTACTCAAGTTTTACGTAAATCATTAACAAAACGTGTTTTAAAAATGTTAGATACATTATCAATCACAAATGAGAAAAAATACCAAGAATTTTGGAATATATTTGGCTTAGTTATGAAAGAAGGTTTGGCAGAAGACTCTGAAAATCAAAAAACAATTTCAAAATTGTTAAGATTTTCTTCGATTCAAACACAAACAAAAGAACAAACATTATCACTAAATAAATATGTTAAGAATATGATAGAAGGACAAAAAAAAATTTATTTTATTACTTCTGATAGTTACAAATCAGCTTTAAGTAGTCCTCACTTAGAAATATTTAAAGAAAAAAATATTGATGTTTTATTATTATCAGATAAAATCGATGAATGGATGATGAATTATCTAATTGAATTTAATAATATTCAATTTCAATCAGTAAGTAAAGCAGATACGTCTCTTGATGATTTAGTATCAAATCAAAAAATTAATACTAATGAAAATAAATTTGATGATTTTATTAAAAGAATAAAAATAATACTAGACAATAAAGTGAAAGATGTACGTATAACATATCGTTTAAAAAATACACCAGCGATGGTATTAACAGATTCAAATGATATGAGCACTCAAATGGCGAAAATATTTAGTGCTGCTGGACAACCAGTTCCAAAAATAAAATATATTTTAGAAATAAATCCTATACATCCTCTTATTAAAAAAATAAAAAAAATAGAAAATAATAAAAAATTTGCTGATTGGGTCGAAGTATTATTTGAACAATCTATTTTAGCGGAGAAAGGTAGTTTAGATAATCCTCATGCATTTATTAATAGAATTAATAATTTATTTTTATTATAA
- a CDS encoding adenylate kinase family protein, translating to MIRIIMLGAPGSGKGTQAQLLSKYFLIPFISAGEILRQEIKKNDKTKNYIQNTINKGKLVKNSFIIQLIKKKIKKKKYCNGFILDGFPRTIEQAESLKKNINIQYIIYLKIKHDSIINRIQGRLIHEPSGRTYHKIFNPPKQKNKDDITGELLHKRKDDNKKIILTRLKEYEKYTKPLIKWFRKEIKKNKIKLLEINSNKSITDINKKIIHYINNFKK from the coding sequence ATGATACGTATTATTATGCTTGGAGCTCCGGGAAGTGGAAAAGGAACACAAGCACAATTATTATCCAAATACTTTTTGATACCTTTTATTTCTGCTGGAGAAATATTACGTCAAGAAATTAAAAAAAATGACAAAACAAAAAACTATATACAAAACACTATAAATAAAGGAAAATTAGTAAAAAATTCTTTTATTATACAATTAATTAAAAAAAAAATAAAAAAAAAAAAATATTGTAATGGTTTTATACTGGACGGGTTCCCAAGAACTATTGAACAAGCAGAATCATTAAAAAAAAACATTAACATACAATATATAATATATTTAAAAATTAAACATGATTCGATCATAAATAGAATTCAAGGCAGGTTAATTCATGAACCTTCAGGAAGAACCTATCATAAAATTTTTAATCCACCTAAACAAAAAAATAAAGATGATATAACAGGTGAATTATTACATAAAAGAAAAGATGATAATAAAAAAATTATTCTAACTAGATTAAAAGAATATGAAAAATACACTAAACCATTAATAAAATGGTTTAGAAAAGAAATCAAAAAAAATAAGATAAAACTTTTAGAAATTAATTCTAATAAATCTATTACAGATATAAATAAAAAAATAATTCATTATATTAATAATTTTAAAAAATAA